From Alteromonas sp. RKMC-009, one genomic window encodes:
- the hemW gene encoding radical SAM family heme chaperone HemW — protein sequence MRNPSLGLYIHIPWCVQKCPYCDFNSHGLKSSLPENEYVAHLLDDLAIDAARIKGREITSIFIGGGTPSLFSAESIATLLDGVKQRVALSEHAEITLEANPGTVEAGRFDGYAQAGVNRISMGIQSFQNHHLKALGRIHDTDQASRAITLAKAAPLNSFNVDLMHGLPDQSISNALDDLDRAIAMSPRHLSWYQLTIEPNTPFYSKPPELPDDDILWEIQSQGHKRLKAAGFEQYEISGYSQPGFQCQHNLNYWRFGDYLGIGCGAHGKITDINSGEIVRTVKVKHPRGYMDIARPYLDTSSTVEKEDLAFEFFMNRFRLVEPCPKRDFTDFTGQTLSSQELAELSKAREQGLIEETELHWQVTAKGRRYLNSLLSAFV from the coding sequence TTGCGTAATCCCTCACTGGGCCTGTATATCCACATTCCCTGGTGTGTTCAGAAATGCCCTTACTGCGACTTCAACTCACACGGGTTGAAGTCATCGCTTCCTGAAAATGAATACGTCGCCCATTTGCTGGACGATCTGGCTATTGACGCAGCCCGTATAAAAGGACGCGAGATCACCAGTATTTTTATCGGCGGCGGTACGCCAAGCTTGTTTTCCGCAGAATCCATAGCAACCCTGCTGGACGGCGTTAAACAACGGGTAGCGTTGTCTGAGCATGCTGAAATTACTCTTGAGGCTAATCCCGGCACCGTGGAGGCGGGACGCTTTGACGGCTATGCTCAGGCCGGAGTAAACAGAATTTCCATGGGGATCCAGAGCTTTCAGAACCATCACCTTAAAGCCCTTGGCCGCATTCACGATACTGACCAGGCAAGCCGGGCCATCACTCTGGCGAAGGCCGCACCGCTGAACAGTTTTAATGTGGATTTGATGCACGGCTTACCGGATCAGAGTATTTCCAATGCGCTGGACGATTTAGACCGTGCCATAGCCATGTCTCCACGCCATCTTTCCTGGTATCAGCTCACCATTGAGCCCAACACGCCCTTTTACTCAAAGCCTCCTGAGCTGCCCGATGATGATATTTTATGGGAGATCCAGTCACAGGGGCATAAGAGGCTCAAAGCTGCCGGCTTCGAACAGTATGAAATTTCCGGTTACAGCCAACCCGGCTTCCAGTGCCAACACAATCTGAATTACTGGCGCTTCGGTGATTACCTGGGGATCGGCTGTGGTGCTCACGGTAAAATCACAGATATCAACAGCGGTGAAATAGTCCGTACAGTAAAAGTGAAGCATCCCAGAGGCTATATGGATATTGCCCGCCCCTACCTCGATACTTCTTCAACGGTAGAGAAAGAAGATTTGGCCTTCGAATTTTTCATGAACCGGTTCCGCCTTGTCGAACCCTGCCCCAAGCGGGATTTTACTGATTTTACCGGACAGACATTATCTTCTCAGGAATTAGCAGAGCTTTCTAAAGCCCGCGAGCAGGGACTGATTGAAGAAACGGAGTTGCACTGGCAGGTGACGGCAAAAGGCAGACGATACCTTAACAGCCTGCTCTCAGCATTTGTTTAA
- a CDS encoding Lcl C-terminal domain-containing protein: protein MKPVFVLLCWLFSASLMAQTCLGDGIETAGEDDFEDLGGGEVLHIETQLIWQRCSLGQTWNGTTCTGTATKYNWQEALIAAQEADAVDLAGLRLPNIKELSTITERLCVRPAINEAIFPNTPPDDFWTSTPSLEDPVRSWVVAFFNASHSIKEKDRFVYVRLVRTQLD, encoded by the coding sequence ATGAAACCTGTATTTGTATTGTTATGCTGGCTGTTTTCGGCGTCTTTAATGGCTCAGACCTGTCTGGGTGATGGTATTGAAACCGCCGGCGAGGACGATTTTGAAGATTTGGGTGGCGGCGAAGTGCTGCATATTGAAACTCAGCTAATCTGGCAGCGCTGCTCACTGGGGCAGACCTGGAACGGGACAACCTGTACAGGCACTGCCACTAAATATAACTGGCAGGAAGCGCTCATCGCTGCGCAGGAAGCCGATGCCGTTGACCTTGCAGGATTGCGTTTACCTAATATCAAAGAGCTGTCGACTATTACTGAACGCCTGTGTGTACGCCCTGCGATTAATGAAGCTATTTTCCCCAATACACCGCCGGATGATTTCTGGACATCAACGCCTTCACTGGAAGATCCGGTACGTTCCTGGGTAGTCGCATTTTTTAACGCCAGTCACTCAATCAAAGAAAAGGACAGATTTGTTTACGTGCGTTTAGTGCGTACACAGCTTGATTAG
- a CDS encoding response regulator, whose amino-acid sequence MISVLVCDDSLVARKQVAKCLPPDWDVAVHFAKNGQEAVAALEQGKGQLLLLDLNMPVMDGYATLQAIQDKGLKTKVVVISGDIQPEAHERVTRLGALEFIRKPVDPATLESVLVKHNLLENEPEVEESVELDPDIRDCYQEITNIAMGRAGDHLARTMNVFVHLPIPNVNLIEASEMRMMLSDIDSHEQVTAVCQGFIGSGIRGEVMCILSDSSFEDVAKILDVQEDVDDQLQLELLMDAASILIGTCLTGLAQQMDVTFAQGQPIVLGQHRAITDIIQTNQVKWKRTLAIELSYGLEGYNVNCDLLILFTEDSMQTMNAKLAHLLEDM is encoded by the coding sequence ATGATTTCGGTATTGGTTTGTGACGACTCGCTGGTAGCACGCAAACAGGTAGCAAAGTGCTTGCCGCCTGACTGGGATGTCGCTGTTCATTTCGCCAAAAATGGTCAGGAAGCGGTCGCCGCTTTAGAGCAGGGTAAAGGGCAACTGTTATTACTGGATTTGAATATGCCGGTGATGGACGGATACGCCACCTTGCAGGCCATTCAGGATAAAGGGCTGAAAACCAAAGTTGTTGTGATCTCCGGGGATATACAGCCCGAGGCCCACGAACGGGTAACCCGGCTGGGAGCATTGGAGTTTATTCGTAAGCCCGTGGACCCTGCAACGCTGGAAAGCGTGCTGGTTAAACATAATTTGCTGGAAAACGAGCCGGAAGTTGAAGAGTCCGTTGAACTGGATCCGGATATCCGCGACTGCTATCAGGAAATCACTAATATTGCCATGGGTCGGGCTGGTGACCACCTTGCCCGGACGATGAATGTGTTTGTTCACCTGCCTATTCCCAATGTGAATCTTATTGAAGCATCTGAAATGCGCATGATGCTGTCGGATATAGACAGCCATGAGCAGGTAACGGCGGTGTGTCAGGGCTTTATCGGCTCAGGGATCCGCGGCGAAGTCATGTGTATTCTCAGTGACTCAAGCTTTGAAGATGTGGCAAAAATTCTCGATGTGCAGGAGGATGTGGACGATCAGTTGCAACTTGAGTTGCTAATGGATGCGGCCAGTATCCTTATCGGCACCTGCCTCACGGGCCTGGCGCAACAAATGGACGTAACTTTTGCACAGGGGCAGCCCATTGTTCTGGGGCAGCACCGTGCGATTACCGATATTATTCAGACTAATCAGGTGAAGTGGAAACGTACTCTGGCGATTGAACTGAGTTACGGGCTGGAAGGCTACAATGTGAATTGTGACCTGTTAATTCTTTTCACCGAAGACTCTATGCAAACCATGAACGCCAAACTTGCTCATTTACTGGAGGATATGTAA
- the srmB gene encoding ATP-dependent RNA helicase SrmB has product MTFEELELDDSLCQAVTEMGFKNPTSIQSLVIPPAMDGKDILASAPTGTGKTAAFLLPACQFLLDFPRREPGSTRILILTPTRELALQVYEQARAITRYTELVCGVITGGINYGTDRETLSQNLDILVATPGRLFEHIEKESADCRNIECLILDEADRMLDMGFGAIVGQIAAEARWRKQNMLFSATLEGPGVKFFSRDILNDPVEVEANPSRKEKAKTHQWYHLADDMAHKQAMLVHILKNDITNAVVFIKTRERLQALKDFLMSEKIEVCWLQGEMPQDKRNDALLRFKSGKVPVLLATDVAARGIDVPNVSHVINFDMPRKADIYVHRIGRTGRAGAKGTAISLIEAHDFDLVGKVERYTGEPLKSRFVKDLRPKHKAPKNTAKKKAKKKKAATAKKKSK; this is encoded by the coding sequence ATGACCTTTGAAGAATTAGAGCTTGATGACAGCCTCTGTCAGGCTGTTACGGAGATGGGATTTAAAAACCCAACTTCCATTCAGTCTCTCGTGATCCCGCCGGCGATGGACGGCAAAGATATCCTCGCATCGGCCCCTACCGGAACCGGAAAAACGGCGGCCTTTTTGCTGCCTGCGTGCCAGTTTTTACTGGATTTCCCACGTCGGGAACCCGGTTCGACACGCATCCTTATTCTCACGCCAACCCGTGAACTTGCCTTACAGGTATATGAGCAGGCACGGGCAATTACCCGTTATACCGAACTGGTATGCGGCGTAATTACCGGCGGCATAAACTATGGTACTGACAGAGAAACACTGAGCCAGAACCTGGATATCCTTGTGGCCACGCCGGGCCGCTTATTTGAGCATATCGAGAAAGAGTCTGCGGATTGTCGCAACATAGAATGCCTTATCCTGGATGAGGCGGATCGTATGCTCGACATGGGATTTGGTGCCATTGTGGGTCAGATTGCCGCAGAAGCCCGCTGGCGTAAGCAGAACATGCTGTTCTCCGCCACACTGGAAGGGCCGGGAGTGAAGTTTTTCTCCCGCGATATTCTAAATGATCCGGTTGAAGTAGAAGCGAATCCTTCACGGAAGGAAAAAGCGAAAACTCATCAGTGGTATCACCTGGCTGATGACATGGCCCACAAGCAGGCCATGCTGGTGCATATTCTTAAAAACGACATTACCAATGCGGTGGTGTTTATAAAAACCCGCGAGCGCCTGCAGGCACTGAAAGATTTTCTGATGTCAGAGAAAATTGAAGTGTGCTGGCTGCAGGGAGAAATGCCGCAGGATAAACGTAATGACGCCCTGCTACGGTTTAAATCCGGAAAAGTCCCCGTACTGCTGGCAACCGATGTGGCTGCCCGTGGCATAGACGTACCTAACGTCAGTCATGTCATCAACTTCGATATGCCCCGCAAGGCCGATATTTACGTTCACCGTATTGGCCGCACAGGTCGTGCAGGCGCAAAAGGTACAGCCATATCATTGATTGAAGCTCACGACTTCGACTTGGTAGGCAAAGTTGAGCGTTACACCGGAGAACCGCTTAAATCCCGTTTCGTAAAAGATTTGCGGCCTAAGCATAAAGCTCCGAAAAACACCGCGAAGAAAAAGGCCAAAAAGAAAAAAGCCGCCACAGCGAAAAAGAAAAGTAAGTAA
- the rdgB gene encoding RdgB/HAM1 family non-canonical purine NTP pyrophosphatase — protein MSFPEKIVLASGNAGKVKEFTRLFSALNVTVVPQKELGVEDVPETGTTFVENAIIKARHAAKVTGLPAIADDSGLVVNALGGAPGIYSARYAGAQASDSDNIDKLLAALDGKANRRAHFFCMLVFMRHADDPVPLISQGYWHGTITESQAGHGGFGYDPVFYVPSHECTAAELDRQVKNQISHRGQAMAFLLEQMRQTFA, from the coding sequence ATGTCATTTCCGGAAAAAATTGTACTGGCATCAGGTAACGCCGGCAAAGTGAAGGAATTCACCCGCCTGTTTTCAGCGCTGAACGTGACCGTAGTTCCGCAAAAAGAACTCGGCGTGGAAGACGTTCCGGAAACAGGCACCACATTCGTGGAGAACGCCATTATCAAAGCCCGTCATGCTGCGAAAGTCACCGGCTTGCCGGCGATTGCAGACGACTCCGGGTTGGTAGTGAATGCACTTGGCGGAGCGCCGGGCATCTATTCCGCCCGCTACGCCGGCGCACAGGCCAGCGACAGTGATAACATTGATAAGTTGCTGGCAGCGCTGGATGGTAAAGCAAACCGCCGTGCACATTTCTTCTGTATGCTGGTGTTCATGCGTCATGCAGACGATCCGGTACCGCTTATCAGTCAGGGTTACTGGCATGGCACGATTACGGAGTCTCAGGCCGGTCACGGCGGTTTCGGGTATGACCCGGTGTTTTATGTACCTTCCCATGAATGTACTGCCGCTGAACTCGACCGTCAGGTTAAGAATCAAATCAGCCATCGTGGTCAGGCCATGGCATTTCTGCTCGAACAAATGAGACAAACTTTTGCGTAA
- a CDS encoding RecQ family ATP-dependent DNA helicase produces MQSLKIKLNERFGFDGFREGQQQTIEQLLAGHSSLAVFPTGSGKSLCYQFTATQLPHLTLVISPLIALMHDQLAFLRSKGIAAASLDSTLSKEDSQQVMQQARDGELKILMISVERFKNERFRRFIDSIPVSMLVVDEAHCISEWGHNFRPDYLKLPRYRQSLNIPLVLLLTATAMRRVQKDMAQKFDIGLQHIVQTGFYRANLDIDLIPAQDTGKFPLLTQVLDDTAGAGIVYVTQQKTADELANQLQAAGYSAVSYHAGLGNDNRAAIQNRFMAGETRIIVATIAFGMGIDKADIRFVVHYDLPKSIENYSQEIGRAGRDGQNSRCVLLASLDGINVLENFVYGDTPEKHAIDVLLNEITANTQNGQWETRAWSLSQTTNIRPLPLKTLLVQLELAGVVEPEYSYYEDVKVKWLTAPEQIAQHLPQEHQGLFDSIVSHTRFRKIWGVPDFDALQQQGYQRGMVLNLLEQLADNGQAELEAKQLTDVYRVNPDLFTPDLAGNLHQYACKNEGSEIARIATMLRFFNLDRCLNHNLALYFGDQHAPEHCGHCSVCRGQSLSLSRDNSETESGNIAPDMQQAHNWLSEKLPAQMLTPVLLSRFMAGLTQPVFTKIKAKQQPQFGKNEETAYHVLLSCANSVVNESEGAVSR; encoded by the coding sequence ATGCAATCACTAAAAATCAAACTCAATGAACGTTTTGGCTTCGACGGTTTCCGCGAAGGTCAGCAACAGACTATTGAGCAGCTTCTGGCCGGCCATTCTTCGCTGGCGGTGTTTCCTACCGGTTCAGGGAAGTCTTTGTGTTATCAGTTCACCGCAACACAATTGCCCCATCTCACACTGGTGATTTCGCCGCTCATTGCGCTCATGCATGATCAGTTAGCCTTTCTGCGGAGTAAGGGTATTGCAGCTGCCAGCCTGGATTCCACTTTGAGCAAAGAGGACAGCCAGCAGGTGATGCAGCAGGCCCGTGATGGTGAGCTTAAGATCCTGATGATTTCGGTAGAGAGATTTAAAAACGAGCGCTTCCGCCGCTTTATCGACAGCATTCCTGTATCCATGCTGGTAGTGGATGAAGCCCATTGTATCTCTGAATGGGGTCACAATTTTCGTCCCGATTATCTGAAACTGCCCCGCTACCGCCAGTCACTGAACATTCCGCTGGTGCTGTTGCTCACCGCTACAGCGATGCGCCGGGTACAAAAAGACATGGCGCAGAAATTCGATATCGGCCTGCAGCATATCGTACAAACGGGATTCTACAGGGCTAACCTGGACATAGACCTGATTCCGGCACAGGACACCGGCAAGTTCCCGTTGCTCACGCAAGTGCTTGATGACACGGCCGGCGCCGGCATTGTGTATGTCACGCAGCAAAAAACGGCAGACGAACTTGCCAACCAATTACAGGCAGCCGGCTATTCAGCGGTGTCTTATCATGCGGGCCTTGGTAACGACAACCGTGCAGCCATTCAAAATCGCTTTATGGCGGGCGAAACACGCATCATTGTGGCAACTATCGCCTTTGGCATGGGTATCGATAAAGCAGATATCCGTTTCGTGGTGCATTACGACCTCCCGAAATCCATAGAGAATTACAGCCAGGAAATCGGCCGTGCCGGACGTGACGGACAGAACAGCCGGTGCGTACTGCTGGCCAGTCTGGACGGCATTAACGTGCTGGAAAACTTTGTCTATGGCGACACACCTGAAAAGCACGCCATTGACGTGCTGCTTAATGAAATCACGGCCAACACACAAAATGGTCAGTGGGAAACCAGAGCCTGGTCGCTGTCACAAACCACCAATATTCGCCCTTTACCACTTAAGACGCTGCTGGTGCAGCTGGAACTCGCCGGCGTAGTTGAACCTGAATACAGCTACTACGAAGACGTAAAGGTAAAATGGCTGACGGCTCCTGAGCAAATTGCGCAACACTTACCGCAGGAACATCAGGGACTGTTCGATTCAATTGTCAGCCACACCCGCTTCAGGAAAATTTGGGGCGTTCCTGATTTCGACGCCCTTCAGCAGCAAGGATACCAGAGAGGAATGGTGCTGAATCTGCTGGAGCAACTGGCTGACAACGGCCAGGCTGAGCTGGAAGCCAAACAGCTCACCGATGTGTACCGGGTAAATCCCGATTTATTCACCCCCGACCTTGCCGGCAATCTGCATCAGTATGCCTGCAAGAACGAAGGATCAGAAATTGCCCGTATTGCTACCATGCTGCGCTTTTTCAATCTCGACCGCTGCCTGAATCACAATCTGGCATTGTACTTCGGCGATCAGCATGCACCTGAACACTGCGGGCATTGCTCAGTATGCAGGGGACAATCACTGAGTCTTAGCCGTGATAACTCAGAAACAGAGTCCGGCAATATCGCCCCTGACATGCAACAGGCCCACAACTGGCTTTCTGAAAAGCTGCCTGCACAGATGCTGACACCTGTCTTGCTGAGTCGCTTCATGGCCGGACTTACCCAACCCGTTTTCACCAAAATTAAGGCAAAGCAGCAGCCGCAGTTCGGAAAAAACGAAGAGACGGCTTATCACGTACTGCTCAGCTGTGCCAATTCTGTTGTGAATGAATCTGAAGGCGCAGTTTCGAGATAA
- a CDS encoding Lcl C-terminal domain-containing protein — protein MLSACGGGGGDDSGGTPTNPNAIYVNAGADIEVLEATDASLSGSATGNTDGATWRWSVTPSATITQDDNTVADAVFTAPVVTTDTSFVVTLTVTNSSGNSDSDTLNILVRPVNVSPTAVITPEQEAGQPQNTYSAGSTVELSGSASTDEDAPDSANPIAAWEWQQTSGNSVLNGIATDQPSITITMPVETSAQALTLTLTVTDAEGATDTATVTLNTLSESQTLPKVSAGNDQAVFSGERIVLNGVATTTVSAGLPLLSEWEASGSAGMVRDADTLSTYAIAPQVDVETQMSYTLAVSDAFGHIVYDEIFVTVRPMPVPLLNDTGVTVQANNTAYANTQQNDFPGQDGQRGGDVISAAGFLEKAGRGKAGFDFTKLNSNGDEEDDTSQAWSCVRDNITGLIWEKKTDDAGLRDADNTYSWFFSAQNGGYQGPQTTTTASCTMTNCNTQAYVSAVNAQGLCGFYDWRMPTHQELMSIIHFGQPSGVMLDDDYFPFAGTLAAGEDKLWYWTRMPSADGVSGDAAQNAWALDFASGLDNFLIKSSPARVRLVRAGR, from the coding sequence ATGCTGAGTGCATGCGGCGGAGGCGGCGGTGATGACTCCGGTGGCACGCCAACTAATCCCAATGCGATTTACGTGAATGCCGGTGCCGACATTGAAGTACTGGAGGCCACGGACGCCAGTTTGAGTGGCAGTGCTACAGGCAATACCGATGGCGCGACCTGGCGCTGGTCTGTGACGCCTTCTGCCACTATCACGCAGGATGACAATACTGTTGCAGACGCGGTTTTTACTGCTCCAGTCGTTACCACCGATACGTCGTTTGTTGTTACCCTGACTGTCACCAATAGCAGCGGTAACAGCGATTCTGATACCTTAAATATTCTGGTCAGGCCGGTAAATGTGTCACCGACAGCTGTGATCACGCCGGAGCAGGAAGCCGGTCAGCCGCAGAATACATACTCTGCCGGCAGTACCGTGGAGCTGAGCGGGTCCGCCAGTACTGACGAGGATGCTCCGGATTCAGCAAATCCCATTGCAGCCTGGGAGTGGCAACAAACTTCAGGTAACAGTGTTTTAAATGGTATCGCCACTGATCAGCCTTCGATAACGATTACTATGCCGGTGGAAACCAGTGCGCAGGCGCTGACACTGACGCTGACTGTTACTGATGCAGAAGGTGCCACAGATACCGCCACTGTTACCCTGAATACATTGTCAGAAAGCCAGACCTTACCAAAGGTCAGTGCCGGCAACGACCAGGCGGTATTCAGTGGTGAGCGGATTGTCCTCAATGGCGTAGCAACCACGACGGTATCCGCCGGTTTACCGCTACTCAGTGAATGGGAAGCGTCAGGCAGTGCCGGCATGGTCCGCGATGCAGATACGCTTTCAACGTATGCGATTGCGCCGCAGGTCGATGTAGAAACGCAAATGAGTTACACCCTTGCCGTGAGTGATGCCTTCGGTCATATCGTCTATGACGAAATTTTCGTTACCGTCCGTCCCATGCCCGTTCCTTTGTTAAACGACACCGGCGTTACAGTGCAGGCGAATAATACGGCCTACGCCAATACCCAGCAGAACGATTTTCCCGGTCAGGACGGACAGCGGGGTGGTGATGTGATCAGTGCTGCCGGTTTCCTTGAAAAGGCAGGCCGTGGTAAAGCGGGTTTTGATTTCACCAAACTTAATAGCAACGGTGATGAAGAAGACGATACGTCGCAGGCCTGGTCTTGTGTACGCGATAACATCACCGGTCTAATCTGGGAAAAGAAAACCGACGATGCCGGACTTCGTGATGCAGATAACACCTATTCCTGGTTCTTCTCTGCGCAAAACGGAGGTTATCAGGGCCCGCAAACTACGACTACCGCCAGTTGTACAATGACAAACTGTAACACCCAGGCGTATGTCAGTGCGGTAAACGCCCAGGGCCTGTGCGGGTTCTACGACTGGCGTATGCCGACACATCAGGAGCTTATGTCGATTATACATTTCGGTCAGCCCAGCGGCGTGATGCTTGATGATGACTATTTCCCTTTCGCCGGCACACTGGCGGCCGGTGAAGACAAGTTATGGTACTGGACCCGCATGCCAAGTGCTGACGGCGTGTCCGGTGATGCGGCACAGAATGCCTGGGCACTGGACTTTGCTTCCGGCCTGGATAACTTCTTAATTAAATCGAGCCCGGCGCGGGTGCGTCTGGTAAGGGCAGGGAGATAA
- a CDS encoding LrgB family protein, producing the protein MTVVQAFNDWFASVSKLVVPSFSVTGLVWISITIVAYLLALSVARRTRGHPLANPVLVTAVITGMVILISGQGTGNYQHEAGFIHWLLGPATVALAIPMYAQWQKIRELGWRLVLAVFLAGVIAPLTAWLTVWFYDAPLAIQMTMLAKSITTPLAMEATAQINGIPALAAVFVITTGIVGAVIAPGVYHLLNVTMPQARGVALGAVCHAVGTAKALQMSERTGALATLGLCLNGIMTAIILPLLFA; encoded by the coding sequence ATGACTGTTGTACAGGCATTTAATGACTGGTTTGCAAGTGTCTCTAAGCTCGTTGTGCCTTCTTTTTCGGTAACGGGATTAGTCTGGATAAGTATAACCATTGTGGCCTATTTACTCGCATTATCCGTTGCTCGCAGAACCAGAGGACATCCGCTGGCGAACCCTGTTCTGGTCACTGCGGTGATCACCGGCATGGTTATTTTGATAAGCGGGCAGGGAACGGGTAATTATCAGCATGAGGCGGGCTTTATTCACTGGCTACTGGGGCCGGCCACGGTAGCGCTGGCAATCCCTATGTATGCCCAGTGGCAAAAAATTCGTGAACTGGGCTGGCGTCTGGTTCTGGCGGTATTTCTTGCCGGCGTCATCGCACCGTTAACAGCATGGCTGACAGTGTGGTTTTATGATGCACCACTGGCTATTCAGATGACCATGCTGGCGAAGTCCATTACTACGCCACTGGCAATGGAGGCGACTGCGCAAATCAATGGTATTCCTGCGCTGGCTGCTGTATTCGTTATTACTACAGGCATCGTGGGGGCGGTAATTGCGCCGGGGGTCTATCACTTGTTAAATGTCACTATGCCGCAAGCCCGTGGTGTCGCGCTGGGGGCTGTGTGTCATGCAGTGGGGACCGCTAAAGCATTGCAAATGAGTGAGCGCACCGGCGCGCTGGCAACGTTAGGGTTGTGTCTGAACGGCATCATGACGGCCATTATCCTGCCTTTATTGTTTGCGTAA
- a CDS encoding PAS domain-containing protein has product MQDSELEQMQSFHWMMDMLQSVDVGIIVLDRAFQVKVWNGFMESHSGLLPSEVRDKTLFSIFPHINESWFAKKCKPVFELKTRAFMTWEQRPHLFKFHNYRPITGNEPYMYQNITLAPLTSANGKTDHISVMIYDMTDIASGKKQLEALQVSSEERRERRSPQ; this is encoded by the coding sequence ATGCAGGACAGTGAATTAGAGCAAATGCAGTCTTTCCACTGGATGATGGATATGCTGCAAAGTGTTGATGTTGGTATTATCGTTCTGGACAGAGCATTTCAGGTAAAAGTATGGAATGGCTTCATGGAAAGCCACAGCGGGCTCTTACCCAGCGAAGTGCGTGACAAAACCTTATTCAGCATTTTCCCTCACATCAATGAAAGCTGGTTTGCGAAAAAATGCAAACCTGTATTTGAGTTGAAAACCCGGGCATTCATGACCTGGGAACAGCGGCCTCATTTGTTCAAGTTTCACAATTACCGGCCGATTACAGGTAATGAGCCGTACATGTATCAGAATATCACACTGGCACCTTTAACATCGGCGAACGGGAAAACCGACCATATCAGCGTAATGATTTACGATATGACGGATATCGCGTCCGGTAAAAAGCAACTTGAAGCGTTGCAGGTGAGCAGTGAAGAACGCAGGGAAAGACGTTCACCACAATAA
- a CDS encoding DUF2884 family protein — MLRMRMRKLLSALRVPLVFFTTVPFCASADISCDIDFAYGLVVNEHQLRILDKSRTVVQINDQDQLFVKGRWQNLSVPERRWLRDYSRGLHYVVPKMIILATEGVDLAADTVDNVYQGLVGTDHESYEKLQHAMKRVRNRVKDKFRHASNHYFIGPGSLESVDHFVDSEIEAELEQAISMSIGGILSAIGGMDENRVDLSSERVEEITRQLEAVGEQLDFEAGPASLNNKAQWFCDKLHRLNNLEEKLRKHIPALKPYDIIISE, encoded by the coding sequence ATGCTACGCATGAGAATGCGAAAATTACTATCTGCTTTGCGAGTTCCGCTGGTGTTTTTCACCACGGTGCCTTTTTGTGCGTCAGCAGATATATCCTGTGACATCGACTTTGCCTATGGTCTGGTGGTTAACGAACATCAGTTACGGATCCTTGATAAGAGCCGTACTGTCGTTCAAATCAACGACCAGGATCAGCTGTTCGTAAAAGGTCGCTGGCAAAACCTGAGTGTACCCGAGCGCCGCTGGCTCCGTGATTATTCGCGTGGACTGCATTATGTTGTTCCCAAGATGATTATTCTGGCGACAGAAGGTGTAGACCTGGCAGCAGACACCGTGGATAACGTATATCAGGGGCTGGTGGGAACCGATCACGAAAGTTACGAAAAGCTGCAGCACGCAATGAAGCGCGTGCGTAACCGTGTTAAAGACAAGTTCCGTCATGCCAGCAACCATTACTTTATCGGCCCGGGATCACTGGAAAGTGTCGACCACTTTGTCGACAGTGAAATTGAAGCTGAATTGGAGCAGGCTATCTCTATGTCTATCGGCGGTATTCTCTCAGCCATTGGCGGCATGGATGAAAACCGGGTAGATTTAAGCAGCGAAAGGGTGGAAGAAATCACCCGTCAACTTGAGGCCGTAGGTGAGCAACTGGATTTTGAAGCCGGGCCGGCATCACTGAACAATAAAGCGCAGTGGTTCTGTGACAAACTACACCGCCTGAATAACCTGGAAGAAAAGCTGCGCAAGCATATCCCTGCGCTGAAACCTTACGACATTATTATTTCGGAATAA